CCTGGCGGCCGACGCCGGTGTGGATCGAGCCTACCTCGGCGGCTTGGAACGAGAGACCGAGAACCCTAGCGTCGACCTTCTGGATCGGGTGGCAGCCGCGTTGAGTGTGCCCCTGTGCGAACTATTTGTGCTGCCGCAAGAAGGGGCAGAACCACCACGGCCGCTGCGAGGCGGACGGAAGAAGGGCTGAGGTTAACGCCTCAGCGAAATCTGCGCTTCGGCGTGCTTGAATCGCAAGGCCGCAATTGCGGCGGCGCGGACTGCGCTACCACCTTGTATAAGGCATCTATACGCAGCCAGCAGACGGGGGCGCTACCGGTCGACTGGTTGGGTTTTGCTCTGAGCGACCCGAGCCGCCCTAAGCTGCCGATCGCGCTCGCCGTCCCTGGGTGAGCCGGGCGCGGGCAGGCCGAGAGCGTTCGTGAAGGCGGCCAAGCCCCGCTCGGGTAGACACACTGGATCATTGTCGCGATGGATGCGCCCCGTCGTCGGATAGAAGTTGTAGAGCCCGACCTTGATGTGGACAGCCCCAGGGCGGTGAAAGTAGGTCGGGCTGTTGCGCACGAGATAGCGCAGCGCTTTGGTCATGCTGGAGACGTCGTCGAGGCGAAGGGGCTCGTGCTTGTGTTGCGCATGGATCGACCGTAGCCGTTAGTTTTGCAACCTGCCTGTCTGGATGGCGCAGGCATATGGCAGCGTATGATTAGCCAAAATTATCCGCACGTCGCCTTCCACTCCGAGGGTTTCCCGTCGCTGCTGATGCCGTGGCTGGTCCGGCACATGACCTGCTGGCCTGCCGTCCTATCTCAGCGCTCGTTGTAGCGAGGTACCGACCGGCTCGCAGTCGATGCGCCGGCGCAGCAACAATACAACACAGCAACGAGGCCCCGCTGCTCAGCCTCCTCCCGC
This sequence is a window from Methylobacterium sp. SyP6R. Protein-coding genes within it:
- a CDS encoding helix-turn-helix transcriptional regulator → MNGRALVAWNLRRVRVAAGISQERLAADAGVDRAYLGGLERETENPSVDLLDRVAAALSVPLCELFVLPQEGAEPPRPLRGGRKKG